The following proteins come from a genomic window of Canis aureus isolate CA01 chromosome 3, VMU_Caureus_v.1.0, whole genome shotgun sequence:
- the LOC144304351 gene encoding LOW QUALITY PROTEIN: uncharacterized protein LOC144304351 (The sequence of the model RefSeq protein was modified relative to this genomic sequence to represent the inferred CDS: inserted 2 bases in 2 codons; deleted 4 bases in 2 codons; substituted 4 bases at 4 genomic stop codons) encodes MIENPPSWLKPFLPPKAGPTEILALRKAKKETDSMPKAPLRPVFQDSSPQDRILPPPYWAFPTPTPPPPASTPPLEASGAAEGVPPLPDEGVPVRRPAAGTHSQTHRTAPPPNAGPADSTTLPLCSMGPPDETDEQLMLYWLFSTSDLYNWKTQNAKFSDNARDLIGLLDTVLFTHQPTWDDCQQLLQVLFTTEERERIQVEARKSVLGEDRQPTQNPDLINAAFPLSRPTWNYNSAEGKERLRVYHQTLTAGLKAATRKPTNLAKVYDVRQGKDESPAAFLKRVIEAFRQYTPMNPEAPETKAAMAFVNQAAPDVKKKLQRVKRLGEKSLQDLVIVAERVYNNRKSPEEQQTKLSDRQTRNLAKILLATXHGRPTGKTEHLKKLASGTGKEDGPGPRREHPKLNKNQCKEEGHWVKSCPNKRSKAPAKILKMEDLDNXGSQGSAPFLKPRLTLTVEGQPVEFLVDTGAQHSVLLQPQGKLANKTSWVQGATGTKQYSWTTRRTVDLGTGRVSHSFMVIPQCRCXVGICSGAQICFHLKGAKVLNKKGHPIQVLVLSLEDEYRLHQMPSAQMTDIDRWLREFPQAWAETGGIGLAQHRPAIYIKLKPGADPVRVRQYSPLVARKGIPPHIRRLLDSGILRPCQSAWNTPLLPVQKPHSNNYRPVQDLSEVNRRVEDMHPTVPNPYTLLSTLPPDKTWYTVLDLKDAFFSLPFAPKSQDLFAFKWTDPEKGINGQLTWAKLPQGFKNSPTIFDXSHEDLGEFRSEHPHLTLLQYVDDILLAVEDQDTCLXGTRDLLQTIAALGYRASPKKAQICRTEVSYLGYKLKDGQRWLTDAWKETILRIPQPQTVRQVREFLGSAEFCRLWIPGFAEMARPLYEATRHQQNFKWTEAMNRAFNNLKKTLLSALALGLPDPAKPFYLYVDEKDGVAKGVLVQYLGPWKRPIAYLSKKLDTVAAGWPLCXKIIAAVATIVKDTDKLAMGQELHVTTPHAIEGVLKQPPIRWISNARLTHYQSLLLNPTRILFKPPTTLNPATLLPNPDWDPPLHNCQEILAQVHRIRADLQDQPLPNADATWYTDGSSFVQEGLRYAGAAVTMEMEAVWAEPLAAGMSAQRAELMALAKALTMKNSKQINIYTNSRYAFATAHIHGALYRKRGLLTVEEKTVKNKTEILELLKALWLPKALAIIHCPGHQKADTPVARGNRLADLKAKEAALLETQVLATMLPDPGALTLPDTPNYTDADLHWIKCLPMTQCLHGW; translated from the exons atgatcgagaatcctCCTtcttggctaaaaccatttttaccccccaaagcaggacccACAGAGATTCTAGCCCTGCGGAAAGCCAAAAAGGAGACCGACTCTATGCCCAAAGCACCCCTTCGTCCGGTCTTCCAGGATTCCTCCCCGCAGGATCGGATTCTCCCGCCGCCCTACTgggcattccccacccccacaccccccccccccgcttctaCCCCTCCATTGGAGGCATcgggggctgcagaaggggtGCCACCCCTCCCTGACGAGGGAGTCCCTGTGCGCAGGCCAGCAGCGGGGACACACAGTCAGACCCACCGGACGGCCCCACCTCCGAATGCGGGGCCGGCTGACTCCACcacccttcctctctgctccatGGGGCCCCCCGATGAGACTGACGAACAGCTAATGTTATATTGGCTgttctccaccagtgatttatataattggaaaacccaaaatgcaaagttctctgataatGCGAGAGATCTAATCGggcttttagatactgttctctttacccaccagcctacttgggatgattgccaacagctcttgcaggttctcttcaccaccgaGGAAAGAGAACGAATTCAGGTGGAAGCCcggaagtctgtcctgggagaggacagacagccgactcaaaacccagacctcataaatgcTGCCTTCCCTTTATCCCGCCCCACCTGGAACTACAActcagctgaaggtaaggagagactccgggtctaCCACCAGACTCTAACGGCAGGTCTCAAGGCTGCCACGcgcaagcctaccaatctggccaaggtctatgatgtgaggcagggtaaggatgagagtccagcagccttcttaaagagagtcatagaggcttttaggcagtacacccctatgaacccagaagccccggaaacaaaggccgcaatggcttttgttaaccaggccgctccggatgttaaaaagaaattgcaaagagtaaagagactgggagagaagagcttgcaggacttagtgatagtggcagaacgagtctataataatagaaaaagtccggaagaacaacaaaccaaactaagtgaccggcagacccgaaacctggccaagatcctgctggcca accatggacgacccacaggaaagacggaacacctcaagaagctggcttcagggacaggtaaggaggatggccctggtccccgtcGGGAGCaccctaagctgaacaaaaaccaatgcaAAGAGGAGGGCCATTGGGTGaaaagctgccctaacaaaagatctaaggcccctgccaagatcttaaAAATGGAGGACCTGGACAATTAGGGGAGTCAGGGTTCGGCACCCTTCCTCAAGCCCAGGTTAACTCTTACagtggaggggcaacctgttgaattcctagtggacactggggca caacattcggttttattacaaccccaagggaaattggcaaacaaaacttcatgggtgcaaggggccacgggcaccaaacaatactcatggactacccgaagaactgtggatctGGGCACGGgccgggtatcccactccttcatggtcatccctcaGTGTCGCTGTTAGGTCGGGATTTGCTCgggggcacaaatttgcttccacctCAAAGGGGCAAAAGTGCTAAACAAGAAGGGGCACccgattcaggtgcttgtcctgagtttagaagacgaatatcgtctccaccaaatgccctcagcccaaatgactgacattgaccgtTGGCTGCGGGAATTTCCCCAAGCGtgggcagaaactgggggaatCGGGCTGGCCCAGCATCGACCGGCCATATACATAAAACTAAAGCCaggggcagaccctgtcagggtccgccaatacTCC CCTCTAGTAGCACGAAAGGGAATCCCACCTCACATACGGCGACTACTGGATTCGGGCATCTTAAGGCCCTGCCAATCCGCATGGAACACTCCCTTGCTGCCGGTTCAGAAACCACACTCTAACAATTACAGGCCAGTCCAGGACTTGAGTGAAGTCAACCGGCGAGTAGAGGATATGCACCCTACggtcccaaacccatacaccCTCCTCTCCACCTTGCCTCCAGACAAAACTTGGTATACGGTATTAGATTTAAAAGATGCTTTTTTCAGCCTGCCTTTTGCACCCAAGAGCCAAGACCTCTTTGCCTTTAAATGGACGGACCCTGAGAAAGGCatcaatggccagctcacctggGCTAAACTaccacaaggattcaaaaattcaccGACCATCTTCG CTTCACACGAAGACTTGGGTGAGTTCCGTTCCGAGCACCCTCATTTGACTTTATTACAGTATGTAGATGACATCCTGTTGGCGGTGGAGGACCAGGACACATGCCTGTGAGGCACCAGGGACTTGCTCCAGACCATAGCGGCCCTAGGATACCGGGCCTCACCTAAAAAAGCCCAGATCTGCAGAACAGAGGTGAGCTACCTTGGGTACAAATTAAAAGATGGACAAAGATGGTTGACGGATGCATGGAAGGAAACCATCTTAAGAATCCCACAGCCGCAAACCGTCCGCCAGGTACGTGAATTCCTGGGGTCAGCAGAGTTCTGTCGCTTATGGATTCCGGGTTTTGCCGAGATGGCCAGACCCCTCTATGAGGCCACCAGGCACcagcaaaattttaaatggaCTGAGGCCATGAACAGAGCCTTTAATAACCTTAAAAAGACCTTGCTGTCTGCCCTGGCCCTTGGGTTGCCCGATCCAGCCAAGCCCTTCTACCTGTATGTGGACGAGAAAGACGGGGTGGCAAAAGGGGTCCTTGTCCAGTACTTAGGTCCCTGGAAAAGACCCATAGCCTATCTCTCCAAAAAGCTGGACACGGTGGCTGCTGGATGGCCCCTATGCTGAAAAATTATTGCTGCGGTGGCCACTATAGTCAAGGACACAGACAAACTGGCCATGGggcaagaactgcatgttaccaccccacatgctattgaaggggtactcaaacagcctCCAATccgctggatcagcaatgcccgtctgacccattatcagagcctactgctaaaccctaccagaattttatttaagccaccaacAACCCTGAATccggcaacgctactccctaacccagactgggacccccctctgcacaactgtcaagaaattttggcacaggtgcacagaatcagagctgatctccaggaccagccactgccgaatgCGGacgccacctggtacacggacggcagcagttttgtccaagAAGGACTCAGATATGCGGGGGCAGCCGTAACCATGGAGATGGAGGCTGTCTGGGCAGAGCCACTGGCAGCCGGAATGTCGGCTCAACGGGCAGAACTGATGGcactggccaaggcgctgaccatgaaaaacagtaaacaaataaacatctACACCAACAGCAGGTATgcctttgccaccgctcacatccacggagccctttacaggaAGAGAGGGCTTCTGACAGTAGAGgaaaagactgttaaaaacaaaacagagattcttgaactcctaaaggccctctggctgcccaaggccctagccatcatccattgtccggggcaccaaaaggcagacacgccagtagccaggggaaaccggctagccgatttaaaagcaaaagaggcAGCCCTTCTGGAGACCCAGGTCTTAGCTACCATGCTACCTGATCCGGGGGCACTGACCCTGcctgacacccccaactatactgatgctgacttacactggatcaaatgcttgcctatgacccagtgcttGCATGGCTGGTAG